The following proteins are encoded in a genomic region of Primulina huaijiensis isolate GDHJ02 chromosome 3, ASM1229523v2, whole genome shotgun sequence:
- the LOC140973683 gene encoding eukaryotic translation initiation factor 4B3-like gives MAATVSAWAKPGAWALDSEENEADLLNQHRQDSAPVKGYSNVVELVDFPSLDTATSTKTKKKKPQTLTLQEFTTYGVPKPPAAQSKGLTPDELMVLPTGPRERSAEELDRNRLGGGFRSYGGGDRDDQARRLGSFSRESNREFTPSRADEIDNWGAGKKLSVNNGFERRERGGFFEDSQSRADEVDNWTSKKSFVPSEPRKYDRRGSFGPDSINGGADSDNWVKRKEEEGRKTGGSFDSLRDRRGVFESNGADSESWGRNRGGVTNGSGGRPRLNLQPRTLPVGEGQKSDIGSVVKPKGSNPFGEARPREEVLKEKGRDWKGIEEKLDSINTKEIAAMGSIDGRPVVERKSFWSGNGGEWLQREDKIERAWRKPDSLDSRPLSADVRAENTGNVHTEDAEENTGNGHTEDAEERDKF, from the exons ATGGCGGCAACAGTTAGCGCATGGGCAAAGCCAGGCGCTTGGGCTCTGGATTCCGAGGAGAATGAGGCGGACCTCCTTAATCAACACAGGCAAGACTCGGCTCCCGTTAAAGGTTACTCCAACGTCGTTGAATTGGTTGATTTTCCTTCCCTGGACACCGCTACCTCTACGAAGACCAAGAAGAAGAAGCCGCAGACCCTTACTCTTCAGGAATTCACCACTTATGGCGTGCCAAAGCCTCCGGCTGCACAGTCGAAGGGCTTGACTCCGGACGAGCTTATGGTTCTTCCCACCGGGCCGCGTGAGCGCTCGGCCGAGGAGCTTGATCGGAATAGGCTCGGGGGTGGATTTAGATCTTACGGCGGAGGCGACAGGGATGATCAGGCCCGCCGTCTGGGAAGCTTTAGTAGGGAGTCGAATCGTGAGTTTACACCGTCTAGGGCGGATGAGATCGATAATTGGGGGGCGGGGAAGAAACTCTCTGTGAATAATGGGTTCGAGCGGAGGGAGAGAGGGGGATTTTTCGAGGATTCACAATCACGAGCCGATGAGGTTGATAATTGGACCTCGAAGAAGAGTTTTGTACCCTCGGAGCCGAGGAAATATGATAGAAGAGGGAGTTTTGGACCGGATTCAATCAATGGTGGTGCAGATTCAGACAATTGGGTGAAAAGGAAGGAAGAGGAGGGAAGGAAGACCGGAGGATCCTTTGATAGCCTGAGGGACAGACGAGGGGTTTTTGAATCGAATGGTGCGGATTCTGAGAGTTGGGGAAGGAACAGAGGAGGGGTTACCAATGGCAGTGGTGGTAGACCGAGGTTGAATTTGCAGCCTAGAACTCTGCCTGTAGGAGAAGGGCAGAAGAGTGATATCGGGAGCGTGGTGAAGCCTAAAGGGAGTAACCCCTTTGGAGAAGCTAGACCAAGGGAGGAAGTATTGAAGGAGAAGGGACGTGATTGGAAGGGGATTGAAGAGAAGCTAGATTCTATAAACACAAAGGAGATTGCTGCTATGGGGTCTATTGATGGGCGGCCGGTTGTCGAAAGGAAAAGCTTTTGGAGTGGGAATGGGGGGGAGTGGTTGCAGCGGGAAGACAAAATTGAGAGGGCTTGGAGAAAGCCCGACTCCCTTGATTCCCGTCCCTTAAG TGCTGATGTCCGTGCTGAGAACACTGGAAATGTACATACCGAAGACGCTGAAGAGAACACTGGAAATGGACATACCGAAGATGCTGAAGAGAGAGATAAGTTTTGA
- the LOC140972238 gene encoding dirigent protein 4-like — protein sequence MEKTLILHKIFLFSILITVSVNSEYYYSKTQPFSTLQEKTTHLHFYLHDTLSGKSPTAIQIASPNSTNSKDDPISFGTLFAIDDPLTEGPELTSKLIGNARGMYLSSSQDDKFSTLVMYVDLGFSTGKFKGSSISVFSRNPITEKHRELAVVGGRGLFRMARGFIEVNTYYLNTTNGDAILEYNVTVVHL from the coding sequence ATGGAGAAAACTTTAATCTTACACAAGATTTTTCTATTCAGCATTTTGATCACTGTATCAGTTAATTCTGAGTACTACTACTCCAAAACCCAACCATTTTCAACACTGCAAGAGAAAACAACCCACCTTCATTTTTACCTGCATGATACCTTGAGTGGTAAAAGCCCCACCGCAATCCAGATAGCCTCTCCAAACTCCACCAACAGCAAGGATGATCCGATCTCATTCGGGACCCTCTTCGCCATCGACGATCCCTTGACTGAAGGCCCCGAGCTCACGTCAAAACTCATAGGAAACGCACGTGGGATGTACCTTTCATCAAGCCAAGACGACAAGTTCTCGACTTTGGTTATGTATGTTGATTTAGGATTTAGCACTGGGAAGTTCAAAGGGAGTTCCATTAGCGTGTTCTCGAGGAATCCGATAACGGAGAAACATAGAGAACTGGCGGTGGTTGGTGGACGGGGACTGTTTCGGATGGCGAGGGGGTTCATAGAGGTGAATACCTATTACTTGAACACTACAAATGGTGATGCTATTCTGGAGTATAACGTTACTGTTGTTCATCTATGA